The following are from one region of the Paenalkalicoccus suaedae genome:
- a CDS encoding S-layer homology domain-containing protein: MKKMATLVLASVLAFSTMVPASAASFPDVPEANFAYNEINYLVSLGAISGMPDGTYAPSMPVTRAEASKVISEALQLEADASYQLNVGDLPTTHWGYTSMKNLSYNQILFGDTRGMRPNDPISRAELAAMLNRAFDFAPPTKFWEFADLNASHWAYHDINQMLANGLTTESGTFRPAANVTRAEFAVFTARALDDQFKK, from the coding sequence ATGAAAAAAATGGCTACTCTCGTTCTCGCATCTGTTCTCGCATTTTCGACCATGGTACCAGCCTCGGCAGCAAGCTTCCCTGACGTACCTGAAGCAAACTTTGCTTACAATGAAATCAACTACCTTGTCTCCCTTGGTGCTATCTCCGGTATGCCAGACGGCACATATGCACCTAGCATGCCTGTAACTCGGGCCGAAGCATCAAAAGTAATTTCAGAAGCGCTTCAACTTGAAGCTGACGCAAGCTACCAACTAAACGTAGGTGACCTTCCAACGACGCATTGGGGCTACACGAGCATGAAGAACTTATCGTACAATCAAATTCTATTTGGTGACACGCGCGGCATGCGTCCAAATGATCCGATCTCACGCGCAGAGCTCGCAGCAATGTTAAATCGTGCCTTTGACTTTGCTCCTCCAACGAAATTTTGGGAGTTTGCGGACTTAAATGCTTCTCATTGGGCTTATCATGATATCAACCAAATGCTTGCGAACGGCTTAACTACAGAAAGCGGAACGTTCCGCCCAGCAGCTAACGTCACGCGTGCGGAATTCGCTGTCTTTACAGCACGTGCGTTGGATGATCAGTTTAAAAAATAA